GTGGGCTTCTTCGTCTACTACTTCGGCATTGGGGCGGGCAGCGGCTCCGAGGGGAACCAGTACGTGGCGCCGCCCAACGCGCCCCGGCTGCTCACCTCCGGTTCGGATCAGCCGGACTACCTGCGGCAGATCCCCAGCAACGCGCGCAACGTGGACAAGGCGCGCAAGCTGACGCAGGACGGCGACCGCGACGTGATGGCCGGGGAGCTGGTGCGCGCGACCTCCAGCTACAAGGAAGCCTTCAACTTCAACCCGGAAGCGGAGCTGGCCCTCAAGCTGGGGGAGCTGTACTGGCAGCGCGACAACACGGACGAGGCCCGCGGCTGGTGGGTGCGCCACCTGACCGACATGCCCGACTCGCGTGCGCGTGCGTACATCGAGGTCCGGCTCGGCAGCCCGGTGGCGCGTCCCTCGTCGCCCTGAGTGCCGGTAGCGACCGGCCCGGCCCGTCCCGGCTCGGTGCTGCGCGGGCCGCTTCCCGTCAGCCCAGCGTCTCCACCTGCATGACGTGCTGGCCCAGGCGGACGCGGTCGCCCGGACGCAGCTGCCGCTCCGTCGCGGGCGGGATGCGCACGAAGGTGCCCAGGCCTCCGGAGAGGTCGCGCAGCATCGCGCCTGTCGCCGTGGGGCTCAGCTCGCAGTGCCGACCGGCGAGTCCTTCATCGTTCGGGTACGCGAGGTCGCAGTGGGCCTGTCCGATGGTGAGCAGTGCCGCGGCCGTCACCACCGCGCGGCCCGCCCTGCCACCCATGTGCACCTCCTCCACGCCGTACAGCGCCTGGCCGAGCGGCACGGGCGAGCCATACGGGGTGGGGCGGCCCGCCACGGGCGCGGGGGCCTCCACGCGGCCGGTGAAGCGGAACAGCCGCTGGCCGGCGCTGAAGAGGGCGCGCGGCGCCAGGGGCTCCGTGCCGGCGAAGGTGACGTAGACGCCCGACGCGCTCGACTCGTCGCGCACGAAGAGGGCGCCGTCCTTCACGAGGAAGGTGGCGTGCAGCGGCGACACGAAGACGTCGTCCGGGAAGAGGATGGCGCCGCGCTGGCGGCCCACCACGCAGCCCGTCACCGGGAGCTTGTAGCGCTGGCCGCGCGTCGTCCCGGCGATCACCGCCAGTCCGAAGCGCGACGCCACCGGCGCGGGACGGGCCGTGGCACCCGTCGTCGTGGGAGGCGCGCCTGCCGGAACCGGAGCCGTGGCTCCCGTCCCGCCGCGAGGGGGCAGGGCGTTGTCCGGCACGGGCGGGGGCGGGCGGGTGTTCGCGGGCGGCAAGGCCGGCCCGTAGCCCGCGCGGGGAGGCGGCGGCGTCCCGGCGGCCGGCGACGCGGCCCGGC
This DNA window, taken from Corallococcus coralloides DSM 2259, encodes the following:
- a CDS encoding FHA domain-containing protein: MSQLLLSALPVVCPNCDGFNPPRSATCVLCGQAMEEAAPAPRPAATTPPRPATPPPVAGPGRPAAVASFPRPGEPTTPPAPPLPPSAVPPGLKPSARTPPPTAAQGLMVEARRAASPAAGTPPPPRAGYGPALPPANTRPPPPVPDNALPPRGGTGATAPVPAGAPPTTTGATARPAPVASRFGLAVIAGTTRGQRYKLPVTGCVVGRQRGAILFPDDVFVSPLHATFLVKDGALFVRDESSASGVYVTFAGTEPLAPRALFSAGQRLFRFTGRVEAPAPVAGRPTPYGSPVPLGQALYGVEEVHMGGRAGRAVVTAAALLTIGQAHCDLAYPNDEGLAGRHCELSPTATGAMLRDLSGGLGTFVRIPPATERQLRPGDRVRLGQHVMQVETLG